In Trichomycterus rosablanca isolate fTriRos1 chromosome 5, fTriRos1.hap1, whole genome shotgun sequence, the sequence atttttatttggctgtttgtacCACATacatatgtgtctctgtggtaattaactgtattaactgtatttcagatgaattagaatgtaaagctcatgaactgtacacggaactttacaaacactgctgttaaatggatcacaatatactgtataaagcagGCAGGTCCACGATCGGGTTGTATacgtcttctgtcttaaattgttcaaacagaaaaagtcaattatcgtcgctgtctgatgaaaaactacttttagcggttttcactttttttacgtgttgatgaaaagatgaatgaaatcacgcaatctttgtaacgagtatttccattggctgctagacctgtccatcaaaaccgcgtagctccgcctcctccccctccggtctctacagtttattcaggttattctatcacatggttatgttatgtacatgatttatatttgtgatgtttgtagttttttaaaaacacatttgtatctgatatttatatggactaagtgtttacatggactgtattaattaacactttttatagctacagtcaataacttatacagtatataatgtctggtaacttgattgttttaggtatttataggtgtttaaatggtaatttagaacagtatttcccagtcttgtttctgcacaaacacagtattaaaaggttttcttaatagatctatgaaataatcatatctgtgttttgatgctttattgatgcataATGTTAGATTAAAATATTTCAAAAAGTATTGTTTAATAtgaatttcttttttctcttttatcttATGGTTCtgtatgccaggaaatactccaaaggtagccatgcatattttattgtttaaaataatgtcatcagggactgctGGCCCTCaggcactttcacattatcaaatctggccctcctcgagaaaagtttggacaccactggtataaacgctttaacacagttaacgatgtgggtctacatgacgttatacgAGATGCACAGGGACGTAACTgatggttggtgcacctgttttcagtgtcagggttatgaacagaaAAAGATCCTcatttttgtcagataatgtgctttctaaaatgaatttagatttaatagttttatcatattttatgaatgtttttattggtaaacatgttcctgcaataaaaatgtgcataactgttaaaattttgcttaattattagtttgcgattaattgagattaatcacgcttaattttgttctttaatcgcgattaaaaaatttaatcgcatgacagccctaatatacagtgtatatatatatattagggttgggcgatgttgccgattttcataccgtcataccgtcttcagaaaataccccggtatacggtattacctaACTGTTATCTTAgcaagcaaaacccgatggaatcgctgtctaagtagcgtgtttgaataacctgccttataataagtcatctctactgaggcagctgcctatgtaggcagtaagacagcaaggcagctcactaggtgtttgaacacaccctatgtagagagctccctagcttttgtgttatcacctcaaacagtgagcacccccacaaccaatcagtgagctccaaccgcctaccactCCCACCACTCCCTTACTGTGAATGCGCGAAGGTCTTAAAGTCTCCGTTTTCAAGgtagacctgaagcagaaatttggcatttcacatttttaaaataccgtcaccatttttaaataccgtcaacATTTTGAAATACCGCGGTACACTGCCATACCGTCATACCACCCAAccctaatatacagtgtatcacaaaagtgagtacacccctcacatttctgcagatatttaagtatatcttttcataagacaacactgacaaaatgacactttgacacaatgaaaagtagtctgtgtgcagcttatataacaatgtaaatttattcttccctcaaaataactcaatatacagccattaatgtctaaaccactggcaacaaaagtgagtacaccccttagtgaaagttcctgaagtgtcaatattttgtgtggccaccattatttcccagaactgccttaactctcctgggcatggagtttaccagagcttcacaggttgccactggaatgcttttccactcctccatgacgacatcacggagctggcggatattcgagactttgcgctcctccaccttccgcttgaggatgccccaaagatgttctattgggtttaggtctggagacatgcttggccagtccatcacctttaccctcagcctcttcaataaagcagtggtagtcttagaggtgtgtttggggtcattatcatgctggaacactgccctgcgacccagtttccggagggaggggatcatgctctgcttcagtatttcacaatacatattggagttcatgtgtccctcaatcaaatgtaactccccaacacctgctgcactcatgcagccccagaccatggcattcccaccaccatgcttgactgtaggcatgacacacttatctttgtactcctcacctgattgccgccacacatgcttgagaccatctgaaccaaacaaattaatcttggtctcatcagaccataggacatggttccagtaatccatgtcctttgttgacatgtcttcagcaaactgtttgtgggctttcttgtgtagagacttcagaagaggcttccttctggggtgacagccatgcggaccaatttgatgtagtgtgcggcgtatggtctgagcactgacaggctgaccccccaccttttcaatctctgcagcaatgctgacagcactcctgcgcctatctttcaaagacagcagttggctgtgacgctgagcacgtgcactcagcttctttggacgaccaacgcgaggtctgttctgagtggaccctgctcttttaaaacgctggatgatcttggccactgtgctgcagctcagtttcagggtgttggcaatcttcttgtagccttggccatcttcatgtagcgcaacaattcgtcttttaagatcctcagagagttctttgccatgaggtgccatgttggaactttcagtgaccagtatgagagagtgtgagagctgtactactaaattgaacacacctgctccctatgcacacctgagacctagtaacactaacgagtcacatgacattttggagggaaaatgacaagcagtgctcaatttggacatttaggggtgtagtctcttaggggtgtactcacttttgttgccggtggtttagacattaatggctgtatattgagttattttgagggaagaataaatttacactgttatataagctgcacacagactacttttcattgtgtcaaagtgtcattttgtcagtgttgtcccatgaaaagatatacctaaatatctgcagaaatgtgaggggtgtactcacttttgtgatacactgtatatatatatatattttttttttttgtatttgtgcgCACTTCTTATCGGcagtaatccacccattccgcttagcagaaacaaacacagaaacatctctgcacaagagtggatttttctgaaactaagtgcaatgcaaccacagtatgtctcttccctgtaatgaaatgaaatgtaagcccagtttggctacaagttatacaacagatgatttattgcaattattttaaactatttttgttattaaaatatatttgttgtcaatttgtatacttttgacaacaatctttttttctcatttaagtgttgtttgaattagatgATTGTtgatcattgatattaatatcagggctgtattatagttacagtagcgCCTCTCGCTGCCTGAACAAAAGAATGAAGACATTTTTTTGAACTCCTTTtttggctctttaaaaggaaccgaccCAAAAGATCCAACTCCCCATCGCATAatttactgcagcagtttctCAGACCcgattttttttagcatttattttactcagtaacggatgttatttaaaatgtagcgaattacaattcctaatacaaaacatacttaagtaaaagtaaaattactggttgtaaaatgtacttaaaaaagtacaagtacacaaaaaaaaaactactcaattacagtaacgcgagtaaattttgctttccacctctgattgaTATAGACCgagtaggcataacattatgaccactgacaggagaAGTGAATAATACTgactatctcttcatcacggcacctgttagtgggtgggatatattaggcagcaagtgaacattttattatcaaagttgatgtgttagaagcaggaaaaatgggcaagcacaaggatttgagcgagttagACAAGggccacgacatgaactcaaccactcaccttaCTGTTCCCCCccctgcactcgccaggtcgttatttttatattacaatatttttgttaagtaaaattaaaataactaaaactgtgcatggaaggcaggaatttggactttaataatttagatttaataattttatcataattttataaattttttattggtaaacattttcttgcaataaaaatgtgtataactgttcaaattgtgcTTAGTTATTAGTTAGCGATTAATTGTGATtcatttggttctttaatcgtgattaatctctTTCCACTCTACAAGATTTTAGGGTGTTCCTGTGGGATTTTGtgattatttacataaaagagcattagtgaggtcaggcaccaATGTTTGGCAGTAAGGCATGGCTTGAAATCAACTTTCCGATTTATTCCAGAGATGCTTAGAAAGGTTAAAGTCAGGACTCTGTGAGGCCAAAGCAAACTTGTCAAAGCAAAAGAAAACCTTTATTGaccctgctttgtgcacaagggcatAGTCATGGTGGAGCAGAAAAGAGGTCTTTCCCAAAACACTGTCACAAAATTGGAATCATATCTTTTAATTGTAGTGTCCATTAGACATTGCCGTTTTCATGTTACAGGTTCTACTATTTAAGTACATAtatagtcatgtgaaaaagttaggacaccccatgaaaacctttgtcttttgaacatatttaaacatatgaacatttgagctttgtTTGAACAAAAGGtagaaatgtcatggtttggggctgctttgcagcagcagcagggcctggcaagctctccattatagaacccacaatgaattcttcactgtatcagagggtgcttgaggaaaatgtaagaccatctgtccaaaaactgaagctgaagtggACCATGCAGAATGACAACAACCTGAAAGATTTCAGTAAATCCAccggagagttctggaatggccaagtcaaagcccggatcttaatcctattgagatgctgtggggtgatttgaaacgggctgtgcatgccAGAAACttctcaaacctcacacagctgaagaaattctgacTGAAGAAATAACTGTATATGCCTAATACTTAAGACCTAAGGCTTAAAAACTGCTTGGGGTTTTTCACTGATGGCTTCTGAGTGAAAAGACTTTATTATGTACTTTAAGTACTTTAATGCTGCTGAACTGTGAAATACAGTAACTTGAGTggctaatgtaaatgtaaacctggGGATAAATTTTTTCTTATCAGGTTTACATTTTGTGAAATGAGAACACACTCCATGTCACATCTCTTGTGTAAAGTCAGATATTTTTTTCTCCCAACAGGCAGGAAGCCCGACCTCTGTAAATGCCCCGTGCAGGTTCTCACGGACATCTGTGACTCCTTCAAACCAGGACATCTGCAGGTACCACTTTTCCTTtctacattattaataattgctTTCACAGGTGACACAGTGTGCTGTGTTGTCCTCAATAGCAGGCTGTCCTCTGCAGCAgatatctaaaatataaaacaagaaaAGGGTAAAATCTTCATCAATGACTGTTAGTGTGACTCATATTACTTCAGAGAATCCTCTCATATTTCTTGTCTGCCTTTATCCTTTTATCTGTGTGACTTTTCATGCCATTGTTTTTCGGTCCAGTCTGTTTTCATGTTGTTTACTGCACGTTGCATGCTTctgttacattattatttctGCTTGTCTCTTGTTCTGCTTCTGTGTCCATTTCCTCCTATTGTACAGTTTTAATGGTGGTGCTCCTGCCCAAGAGCAGGTTTCTCAGGAACCTAAGCAGACTGCTGTGGTGCTTCTCAACTCCAATAATAAACCCTCAGCATCGCAGAGCTTCACTATGACAACTTTTTGTGTGGAGTCGCCTaccaaacccaaaaataaatctgtttttgGATCGGAGTGGCTATCTCTACTTAAGCCCTCGGTCAACCTTAAGCCTGACACTGGCACACTCAAGTTCTCCAAGTCTCTGAATGACGTGGGCCGGAAGATGGATGGGCTGTCTGATTTCGCCGAACGCACATGCTCTGATGGTGATCTGCGCTCTGAGGCGAATGAGGACACTGATTGTGGGCAGAGCACCAAAGCTCTCGCTGTCAAACTGACTCACTTGCCTCTTCTCTGCCACCATCCCTCCCAGCAGCCATCTTTCTCTAAATGCTGTGGTTATGGAAGTATCCACCCCGCAGATATGCAGAAGAGCTCCAATCTGTTGCACTTCTTCTTTCCTTTCCCACGCTCCCCTACAGCAGGCAGCATTCCACTGGCCAAGCCATCCGGCGCCTTGCTGGaggcaagtgaggcctgcagCGAGGACATAGGTGATGATGATGTATTTGAGGAAGACTTCTCCGTCTGGAGGTCCAAAAACGAGGAGCAGCGTGCACCTCTCTGCTCCATGGATGAGGACGGAGACCTGGACCACTGCTCATCACCTGTGATGCAGAAAACAGCTCCGCTCTCACCATACTCTCAGACGGGGGACTGCTGCAGGTTGGTGGGGCTTCTGATGTCTGAATTAGCCCCTCATTATCCACATGCCCTGTCTGTAGAGGTGCTCCATTTAAGTCAAGTCCCATCCCACCTGCTCTTCCAACTATCCCTGCTGCTTCAGTCTGTTTAAAACCCACtaggttgtacaaatattagtaatattagtaTCTTGTATAATCCTCCATCTGCTAATTAATGCCAGTTAACACATAAAATCAATGAGTGATCATTTGCAGCGTTCTGCATGTGAAATATTATAcacagttcatttatttattaggattttaaagtcatgttttacacacttgttacattcatgacaagtttaatgtcaaacacattttgtgtctccaattcacgtcacttgcatgtctttagactgtgggaggaaaccggatctcccggaggaaacccacaaagacgcggggagaacatgcaaactccacacagaaaggacccagatcgccccagctggggatcgaacccaggacctttctttttttctttagatTTTTTGCACGTACAATTTTTACCCAACTGCataatgcttcctctctactggtgctgacccccacccctgattgaggagagcaaactgacacacgtccctcCGATacatgagcagtagccgacagcATTTttttcatatgcaaatcagccctgtgcacagagaaccacacccttatcagcattattcctctactctgtgcagacaccatcaaccagccagcagaggtcgtaattgcatcagttatgaggtccctatccggctcccaccctgtatgaacaacagccagccgcccagccggatggcagagctgagattcgatactatgtatttaaaaccccagctctggtgtgctagcatgtttttaccactgtgccacctgagcggccggacccaggaccttcttgctgtgagccgacagtgctacccaccgagcccatttacagtttaatatttGTGTATAATATGCATAATTACACAAAACTACAAATGTATTGGTTTGCTGTGGAGATTCAGAGTAAGCATGCATCCAGAAAGGCCAGTCAGTATAAAACTCTACATTTGGTTACCTGGcacttcattattttttaaaatgctgccaAGTTTTATGAGAGAAATTCTAGAAGAAGATCTGATTAGAACCCAGGTCACAGTTGAAAAACACAGGCTACCAAAGCAAAACAAGATTAATGCATTTGCTTATTTTTGAAGCTTTCCTAAATGCACTGTGGGTTAATTTATGAGCTTTATAATTGGCTTGGAGCCATGATTTACCACCAGGATGCAGTTGGAATCTGTTTTGTTATTCTTGTATGCCTATGTGAGTATGCTTATTGCGTGAAAATATTCtgatttaaattatttagcAAAATAATGAAAGGCAAATGAATTTTTCTGTTGAAGTGATTTAGTGCATTTCCCGTTGAGGTATTAGGCTTTGATGTGCAGGCAGTTTGTCTCAGCTTCTGTTTCAGTTGTGTTTCATTCAGTTTTGTGAGGCACAATATTACTATTTGGGTCGTTCAGAATTTAGGAACTttgctaaaaccctgttatcATTTTCTTCCTGTGACATGGACTGTTATGccctttttttccttctttattttcaaATGCTTGCAGAACACCTCACGGTCTGAAAAAAATAGCAAGAGAAGATGGTTCAGTGGCCCTGCTCCTAAGGGGTTTGTGTATACTGGTGTGTGAATGTTTTgtactgagtgtgtgtatgttgcaaATAAggatgtatatgtatatacaccgactaggcataaaattatgaccactgacaggtggacaacactaattatctctttatcacggcacctgttactgggtgggatatattaggcagcaagtgaacattttatccttaaagttgatgtgttagaagcaggaaaaatgggcaagcgtaaggatttgagcgactgcagctcttgtgaggtgttcctggtctccagtggtcagtatctatcaaaagtggtccaaggaaggaacagtggtaaaccgcaacagggtcattgatgcacgtggggagcgaaggctggcccgtgtggtccgatccaacagacgagctgctgtagctcagattgctgaagaagttaatgctggttctgatagaaaggtgtcacaatacacagtgcatcgtagtttgttgcgtatggggctgcatagttgcagaccagtcagggtgcccattctgacccctgtccactgccaaaagcgctaacaatgggcacatgagcatcggaactggaccacggagcaatggaagaaggtggcctggtctgatgaatcacactttcttttacatcacatggatggtcgggtgcgtgtgcgtcgcttacccggggaacacatggcaccaggatgcactatgggaagatgTCAagccgatccatggaggccccacctcacaacttacaggagttaatgcctcgacgggtcagggctgttttggcagcaaaagggggaccaacacagtattaggaaggtggtcataatggtatgcctgattggtgtatgtgcaTGTCTTCAGTCCGAAAATACTAAAAGGTCAAACAATAAATGACTTTCGTAAGCCCCAGAAACCCAAGTAAATACTGGATTACCTTTAACGATACAGCCTTGTCTTATTCACACATCCAGTTTCACGGGGGTTTTTTACCCAGTAGCATTTTTTATTGACTTGTCTGGCCTTTTTAGCAATTCCACCTACTACAGATCTTTACATAATGAATCATTACCAGATGGTTTATTCATGATTCACTCTTAAATGATTCCTCCATAATACAGATTATTTTATGAACTGCgcactgtgtgtctgtaaggatTACTCCTCCAGCatatttttacctttaattaaacaAGCTCTCTGTGCACTTGTGGCGCAGAAGTAAAATTATGCTAGTCCActagatccagggttcaaatccctagCGTTGTTCTCGGCTGGTCAGGCGTCTGCTTACAGACATCATTAACTATGTCTGGGGCAGGGGGTGTCCGAGGCCCTGCCATGGATAGGTGTCCTGTAGGGGGTATGTATTGCACCCAGGGATGACggagaaaccagacccactatgaccctgaccaggataaaacataaaaatgaaatgaagtagaaaaaaactaataaacaagCTGTTAAAATAATGACAGGTAATACAAAACATGATAGAACTGACATATCATACACTgattagacataacattaaaaccacctccttgtttctacacacattggcttcacttaccatatagaagcactttgtagttctacaaataactgactgtagtccatctgtttctctgctttcatgctgttcttcaatggtcaggactctcccaggaccaccgcagagcaggtattatttgggtggtggatcattctcagcactgcagtgacactgacatggtggtggtgtgttagtgtgtgttgtgctggtatgagtggttaagacagagcaatgctgatggagtttttaagcacctcactgtcactgctggactgagaattgtccaccaaccaaaaatattcagccaacagcaccctgtgggcagtgtcctgtgaccactgatgaaggtctagaaaatgaccaactcaaacagcagcaatagatgagcgacatAGATGAgcgacatctacaaggtggaccaactaggtaggagtgtctaatagagtaaatagtgagtggacacggtatttaaaaattccagcagcgctgctgtgtctgatccacttataccagcacaacacacactaacacaccaccaccatgtcagtgtcactgcagtgctgggaatcatccaccacctaaataatatctgctctgtggtggtcctgtgggggtcctgattattgaagaacagggtaaaagcaggctaaaaaagtatgtagagaaatagatggactacagtcagtaattgtagaactacaaagctgataaaatgacagtaattgtagaaacaaggaggtgggtttaatgttatggctgatcagtgtataaaaggTAGTTCTGTGTATAAGGAAAGTTCATGACTCGGGACTGTTTGTAACTTCTCTACACAAATAAATCCTGGCCAAAGCTAAAAGGAGAAATAAtaaggaataataataaaaatttaaaaagggACAGAATTGTAATAAAAGCGTATTAAAGGGATGGATACTGTTAGTTTGCGTCTGCATTTTAGTGCAGCATAATAAGCATTATATAAGCTAAGCGTTCTCTAGGAACATTAAAGATATGCAGAACAAACACATCTCTGAAATGTTTATTCCCACTACAGTATTGTATCTGTTGACCTGGTAAATTGTTTTGAAGTGATGTCACACATAATGTAAGGGGCTTCAGTGGGTTACAAAGTCTGGTgtcaaaaacaaagtaaaagaatAAGCTGAGATTGAAAAGAGATTCATAGAGCTTGTTGCCGGAAGCAGGAATGACGAACTGCTTCCGAGGTGTGTAATGTTGTGCTAAAAGCACTTCAGTGCATCAGCGCTGCCTCACTTTCAGAGAATATCAATATTATGACTTACCGCTTATTGTTTCTACAAAATCACAGTTCTATAAAAAGAACCAAACCTCATATAACTtagtaataaaagtttaaaaatgattATATGAGAATATACAGCattagtgtgtgaataagtatGTTTAAGCAATATGACTCTCCCTCTCCAAACAATGACTTTATATGATGTATAGTCATGTCCAGaaatattggcacccctgcttTTCTCCCAGAAAATTGTagacattaaaacatttatgtctatttcttttgttttatagTAAAGCTGAGTAAAAAGTCAAATCTAATATtatcacttactcactttcttaactgcttatccaatcagggtcgcagggggtgctggagcctatcccagcttttcagtggtcgcaaggcacacagtaacaccctggacaggacgccagccatcgcagggcagacacacatacacacacacattcacctatagggcaatgcagtgtctccaattaacctgactgcatgtctttggacacagacacagggagaacatgcaaactccacacagaaaggacccagactgccccatctggggatcgaacccaggaccttcttgctgtgagtcgacagtgctacccaccgagccactgtgccacccaaatcgAATATTATTATACACAGAACTCTGGAAATGGAATTGACAATAAAtgtctatctacagtatatgtctATCTAAATGTCTATAATGTTTATCTCTTTACTGGCATTTAGAGCCACTCTCGTTGTGCCTGCTGCTTTAGGTCTTGCTCTTCCAGCTGATGTTTTGAGATCTctccaaaggtgttcaatggTATTTAGATTTGaactcattgctggccacttcaGTGATCTCCAGCGCTTTGTTCAATACATTTGGGTGTTTTGGAAGTACGATTTGAGTCTTTGACTGCTGGACGACCCATGACCTCTGATGGAGACGTGACTCCAATGTTTTGACACTGGGCTCTACATTGTGCTCTAAAATTCTTTGGTAGTCTTCATGATGCCATCCAGTCAAGGCATTCACGGTCAGAAGCATCAAGGCAACCATAAAACATCTGTAAAGCTCCACCATGTTTGACCATATGGGACAATGTCCTTGTTTTTAAGGGCCCAGCTATATTTTCTGTCAATGGTACAATGATGTCCTTTACcaaaagctctattttggtctcatctgttaacaggaTCTTCTCCCAGAATGATTGTGGCTTTCTTAGGTTCTGGCAAAATCcagtctttttctttattttataatagTGAGTCATCCTGGACCTGTAGCGCGAGCTGACACACTTGTGCCTTGTGTCTGCAGGTCAGCTTGAATCTATGGAGGTTGATTGAAATTCTTTATCCACCATCAGAATAATCTTTTTTTGCAATTCTTCATTACATTTTCTCTCCTGACCATCTCCAGGGAGGTCAGATACAGTGCCATTGGCTGTGAATGTGTTAATGACATTGTTCACAGTGGACACAGGAACACTCAGTGTCCTGGAGATGGAATTGTAACCTTAAGATTGTCCATCGTTTTGCATAATTATGATTCTTACATCCTCTGACAATTATTTAGTCTTCTTTTTCTCCCTGCTCATTGTGGTACGTACAGACATAAAGATCAATTTTCCTCCATTTAATCTGGTTGCCAGTATGATTTCTATTATTACTAGAAGAACTGGTGcattttcttaataaagaagtgAAATATTTcagaaatacttttggccataattgtatttagtgttttgtgctCCGTGAAATGATCTGTGCTTTAGGCT encodes:
- the marchf8 gene encoding E3 ubiquitin-protein ligase MARCH8 isoform X1 → MNMPLHQISVIPRDVTSSRGCGSSGKAKDKDRDKQNEKPLGHSASRSSNISKAGSPTSVNAPCRFSRTSVTPSNQDICSFNGGAPAQEQVSQEPKQTAVVLLNSNNKPSASQSFTMTTFCVESPTKPKNKSVFGSEWLSLLKPSVNLKPDTGTLKFSKSLNDVGRKMDGLSDFAERTCSDGDLRSEANEDTDCGQSTKALAVKLTHLPLLCHHPSQQPSFSKCCGYGSIHPADMQKSSNLLHFFFPFPRSPTAGSIPLAKPSGALLEASEACSEDIGDDDVFEEDFSVWRSKNEEQRAPLCSMDEDGDLDHCSSPVMQKTAPLSPYSQTGDCCRICHCEGDEDSQLITPCHCTGSLCFVHQNCLQQWIKSSDTRCCELCKFEFIMETKVKPLRKWEKLQMTASERRKIMCSVTFHVIAITCVVWSLYVLIDRTAEEIKQAGRIPETIKLYFGLTFRAFKSRILEWPFWTKLVVVAIGFTGGLVFMYVQCKVYIQLWKKLKAYNREIFVQNRPETCKKTIFDKPALMEPNMENKELFGPALSDTNSSQYTETEDYSMEILHV